In the genome of Anabaena cylindrica PCC 7122, the window GTTTAATACAGGAATCCATCATGCAAGGAATAGCTGTTACTGAAACTATCACCACGATCGCAGAAGCAGAAAAAAGATTTGGCTTGAGTCGCAGTCAAGCTCATGATTTTTTTACAGAATGGCATGATCAATTACCTGAGATTAATCCTAATGAGCGCACCAACCTAGAAATTTTATGGAAGCGTTATATTTATCACCGTTCTGGTGGACATTTATTGGAAAGTACGGTGATGCTATTACTCGTTTCTCCATTACTGACCGTTGCTGGTTTATACGATCCACCTTTTCGCATCAAAGCTGAAGAATCTGTACAAATAACAGTAGCTGATAGCGAAGAAACTCTACAGGGTCGAATAGATGTGCTGGTATTAAGAGATCGCTTTTGGATAATTGTTTTAGAGTCCAAAAAAACCATGCTATCAGTTTGGTCAGCATTGCCACAAACACTTGCTTACTTGATGGCTAGTCCAAATGTTGACGTGCCTAATTTTGGAATGCTCACCAATGGTGACGATATTGTCTTTGTCAAGCTAGAAAATCAACACTACGCCATATCACGAGTATTTGCCCCCCTCTCTACCCAAAGCGAATTAGAGTCTGCGTGTCAAGTCCTGCGTAAAATTGCAGAAACATTGATTTGAATTCAATTCCCACTGAATGCGATCGCTACGGAGCAAGTATAACCCTCTGGGGAATTTTGAAAGTTATTGATTGGTAATCAATACCAGTCAACAATTGCCAGTCCCGAAACCTTGGAAAACTCATTGACATTGTGAGTAACCAGAGTTGCTTGAAGTGCTATGGCTGTCCCGGCAATCAAAACATCTATTTGACCGATGGGAGTTCCTTTTTGCTCCAACTCAGCGCGAATTGTAGCAGCAGTAAGAGCAGCATTTCTATAAAACGGAATCACGTTAACTCGGCTCAGAAGTTGCTGAAGTTGTTGAGTGCGTTTTGCAGGTGAAGTGGACTTAGCAATGCCGACTTGTAATTCAAAGAGAACAATCGTAGGAATACTAATTTCCTCAGCAGAGACATTGGCAAGGTTTTGAGCAACCTGTCCTTGACCTTTGAAATAGTAAATCAAGGTGTTGGTATCCAAAACGTACATCTATAGGCTCTCCCGCAAGATGTCTTGTTCTGATTCAGCGCGTATCTCTTCTAAAGTAGGAAAGTCCTCTTTCCAAGTTCCAGCAAGTGAATAAACGAGTTCTACCCAAGAAAGCTGGTTTGCAGATTGGTTGACAGTTTGGTTAGCATTGAGATGTTTGGCACGGATCAACTCAGCAAAAGTTAGAATCTCATCAGCCTGATCTTGGGGAAGGGTTTTGACGATCGCATAAATCTGTTCAGCAATGGTCATAATAGAGTTCTAGGTAAATTGACGGCCATTGAATGAGATCGGTGAAATTATTCTATTGTAGATGTTCTGATCGAAAAACCGATAGCTCCGCCCCCAGAACTTGTGCTTTAGCTGTCAACGTAGCAAATCACTAATCAGGTTATGATAGTAGATAGTCTGGTTGCTAATGATGATTGAGTGAACTATCCTGTCCCATCTTCAGAAATTGACTTAGGGTCAATATTTCCCTTTGAACTGGATCAATTCCAGCTAGATGCGATCGCCTCCTTGAATGCTGGACGCTCCGTAGTCGTCTGTGCGCCCACGGGTTCAGGTAAAACATTAATTGGGGAATACGCCATTTATCGCGCCCTAGCGCGGGGGAAACGTGTGTTTTACACCACCCCCCTCAAAGCGTTATCGAATCAAAAATTACGTGACTTTCGAGAAAAATTCGGGTTTGAACAGGTCGGACTGTTAACAGGTGATGCTTCCATCAACAGGGATGCACCTATTTTGGTCATGACCACCGAAATTTTTCGCAATATGCTCTATGGCACACCCATTGGGCAAATCGGTATTTCCTTAGTAGATGTTGAGGCAGTAGTGCTAGATGAGTGCCACTACATGAACGATCGCCAACGAGGTACAGTTTGGGAAGAATCCATTATCTACTGTCCCCGTGAAGTGCAACTAGTCGCCCTTTCTGCCACAGTTGCCAACAGTGACCAACTTACCGACTGGCTAAATCGTGTTCATGGCCCTACAGACCTCATTTACTCCGATTTTCGCCCAGTCCCCTTAGAATTTCACTATTGCAATCCCAAAGGGCTGTTTCCCCTACTCAATGACAGCAATACAAAAATTAACCCCCGCCTCATTAAACGTGGTAAAAAAGGCAAACCAGAAAAGGGACGAGGTGGTAGACCAGAAGCTCCAAGTATCATATATACCCTCAGTCAACTAGAGCAGCGGGATATGCTGCCAGCTATTTATTTCATCTTCAGCCGTCGGGGATGTGATAAAGCCGTAGCTGAAGTAGGTGATTTATGGCTAGTAAATAATGACGAATCCCAAATATTACGACGGCAAATTGACGATTTTCTCAACCGCAACCCTGACGCTGGACGTTCTGGACAAATTGCTCCCCTGTACCGGGGTGTTGCTGCCCACCATGCCGGAATTTTACCAGCATGGAAAGGGTTAGTCGAAGAACTATTTCAACAGGGATTAATTAAAGTCGTCTTTGCTACCGAAACCCTCGCAGCGGGAATTAATATGCCCGCCCGGACAACAGTTATTTCCACCCTTTCTAAGCGTACCGATAACGGACACCGCCTGTTGAAAGCTTCCGAATTTCTGCAAATGTCTGGCCGGGCTGGTCGCCGGGGCATGGATTTACAAGGTTATGTGGTGACAGTACAAACACCCTTTGAAGGGGCAAAAGAAGCAGCCTATTTGGCTACATCACCAGCAGATCCCCTCGTCAGTCAGTTCACACCTAGCTATGGGATGGTGCTGAATCTACTGCAAACCCACACCTTAGAACGAGCCAGAGAACTGATAGAACGCAGTTTTGGACAGTACATGGCGACTTTGCATTTAAGACCTGAGTACGACGAAATTGGGGAAATAGAGGCAGAGTTAGCTAAACTCCAAGCAGAATTAGCGGACATTGATGAAAATGAATTGGCACTATATGAAAAATTACGGCAACGCCTGAAAGTAGAACGCCATATATTCAAAACCCTGCAAGAACAAGCACAGGCAGACAGACAAGAACAACTGTCGATGATGTTGGATTTTGCTATATCTGGGACAATGTTGAGTCTTAATGACAAAAACATGACAGCAACTTTACCCATAACAGCGATATTAGTGGGGAAAGCAACCAGTCCTGGTCAAACTTCTTATTTCGTTTGTTTAGGGAAAGATAACCGCTGGTATGTGGCCACAACTGCCGATGTAGTTGATTTATATGCTGAATTACCAAAGGTCGAGGTGTCGCCGGATATCTTACCACCGTCAGAATTGGCTATAAAACGGGGACAGTGTGTTAGTGGTAGCGAAGAAACATTAGCGATCGCCCAAAGCATACCCGATCCCGGCGAATTTATGTATATGCCTCCAGAAGTAGCTGAACAACTCAGCCGCGTTAACGCCGTTCAAGCACAATTAGAAAATCACCCCCTACATCAATCAGGCAATGTTGCCACTATCTTTAAACGCAGAGCGCGTTGTGTGGAATTAGAAGCAGAATTAGAAGAGGTACAAGGGCAAGTAGAACAACAGTCCCAAAGACATTGGGAAGAATTTCTCAATTTAATTCACATCTTGCAGCAGTTTGGCGGGTTAGAGAACTTAATACCCACACAATTGGGACAAATGGCAGCCGCTATTCGGGGAGAAAATGAATTATGGTTAGGTTTAGTCATCGCTAGTGGCGAACTAGATAATTTAGATCCCCATCATTTAGCTGCTGCTGCTGCGGCTTTAGTCACAGAAACCCCACGCCCAGATAGCAAAGTCCGCTTTGACCTCAGTAATGAAGTCGCAGATGCTTTAGCAAAATTGCGCGGAATTCGTCGCCAATTATTCCAAATACAACGACGCTATAATGTTGCCCTACCTATTTGGTTAGAGTTTGAATTAATTGCCATTGTCGAACAATGGGCATTAGGAAAAGAATGGGTAGAACTATGTGCAAACACCACTTTGGATGAAGGTGATGTAGTAAGGCTGTTACGCCGCACATTGGATTTATTATCCCAAATTCCTCATGTTCCCTATGTACAAGACTCTTTACGGCGCAACGCTCAACGGGCTATGCAGCTAATTGATAGGTTTCCTGTAAATGAAGGAACGGAATAATTACAGCAGAATTCAGGAGTACAACTGGCTTGGTGTCTAGGTTTCAATTTTGATTCTGTATCTCATTAATCTGCAATTTGCTGTAAGTAGGTTGGCTGTACACAGTTTGGTTTTATTCTGCCCACCTACTTAATAAGTTGTAAAATAAATTGCATAATCTTGGACAAATGAATATATGAATTTATCTATACGCTAAAGAAAAAGGTATGAAAGTTTCAAATTCAGTTAACGTATTGGTAAGTTTATATTGCCACTTGCCTGATTTATCTTGTTTCCACAAACAGAAGGGTTTAGAGAGAATATTTCCATAATTATTCAATTGTTGTAAATACTCTTGGGGTGTAATTTCTACCTTCTTCGCAGCTTTAATAATGATTTTAGCAATTTCAAATTTATTTTTATAATCTACATAGTTTAGAATAAAAGTAGTTTCACCAAGACTAACTTCCAAATCTTGATTATATGGAAAAAAATCTTCAGTTAGCCAATAAGTCAGTCCTTGAATTTCTTGCTTAAGAGTGATTAGGTCAGTGATAGTTGGTTCTACAGACATAATTTATAACTCCTATTTTTTAGTTTGCACGAAGATTTTTTTTGTTTTTGGCACTATTTCAGAAAAGTTACATATAATATCTCTATATGAGCATTAAACCATGATTATTAGCTTTACAAAAGCCCCAGAATACTTAATGGTGCTGTTGATACTTTTCGTAATTGTGCCACCTTTAGAGCTTTCTTGGTTTTATTGAACTTAGACAATTTTATCTCATAAAATTTAGGATTCAGTATATTTTAGGTTAAGGTTAAGTTATGCTCGTCCTTAGTAAATAAAAATTACTTTCACATCTTGTTTGTATTTTTACTTTATTTAATCAACAATGCAGGTTGAAAAATACAAAATTAATTTTGTACAGGTATTTAAAACCTCATCATTAATTTAACTTTTTCTGGGATATGTTCAACTAAATTATGTCTACTTTGAAACCCATAGTTTTTTCTTAATCGGGTTTTGTTCCTAAAATCCTATACTGTTGCCTGTACCCTTTTGAAAAACTCCAGTTCTCAACTTGGACGAGGTTTAATTTATGGAATTTTTCTAGCTTGTATCATATTACCAGAGATTTAGTGTTAAATTATACAATTTTAAATTTGGACAGTCGTTATACTCATTCCAAAGGTTCTACCTGGGAATTGATGAAGTGGCCAAGCCACTTCATTTTTATTGCCAAAAAGTTGATCTTTCAATCATTGACTAGCTCATCATGCCATTTGTCGCGGGTTTCCCGTTTGTCTATATCTCGTGTCTCACCATCACGGGATAACTCATCTGAGCGGGGGTATCGCTCTAAATTCCAAGTTCCCCACTTTAGAGGTTTCTGTCTTTCCAGGTGGTTGATAAATTGCGTGATTGATTGATCAGCCTGGATAGGGGTTTTTAGATTAAACTGAATTGTATCGAAAATTTTGCTGTCATTCTTGATGAAGTACTGAGCTAAAATTTTTGTCAGCCACAGCAAAAAGCGATTATATATCCTACCAAAAATACTGGGCCTTTTTTTAGTAATAAAAATTGCCTGTCCTTCAGCTTTTCCACCTTCAATGAGACGCAAAGTAAACATAATGTAAAAATGAAGGAATTCAGGTCCTACTGTTACCATCCCAGTAGAACCGTACCAATAACATAGACTGTAAGTAACAGGATTTTTATAGAAGGGACGGATCAGTTTAATCAAAAAAGAATCGGGACTATCCTGTGTAGTGTTACTGAAGGTAATAGCATTTTCATTCAGTTCCTGTTTTTCAAAATTAAATTCTGATAGCATCTTATGGACTGTATTGAAGTGTTGAGCATCAATAGCATTAATCATCACTACATTAGGGTGACATTTTGTTATAAAACGCGCCCCAAAAGTGCTTTCACAATCATCAATTTCTAACTCTGGAATAAATGGTAAAGGTTGTTGTGGTGTTTCTCCAGTCCACACCCAAATCATTCCATATTTTTCGGCGGTAGGCCAAGCTTTTGCCTTAACAGGAAGTGGCTCATCTAAACAGGGAATATGAACACAGAAGCCTTCTGAGTCATATTGCCAATGATGGAAAAAACATCGTAGTTCATTACCTTC includes:
- a CDS encoding type I restriction endonuclease subunit R gives rise to the protein MQGIAVTETITTIAEAEKRFGLSRSQAHDFFTEWHDQLPEINPNERTNLEILWKRYIYHRSGGHLLESTVMLLLVSPLLTVAGLYDPPFRIKAEESVQITVADSEETLQGRIDVLVLRDRFWIIVLESKKTMLSVWSALPQTLAYLMASPNVDVPNFGMLTNGDDIVFVKLENQHYAISRVFAPLSTQSELESACQVLRKIAETLI
- a CDS encoding type II toxin-antitoxin system VapC family toxin, encoding MYVLDTNTLIYYFKGQGQVAQNLANVSAEEISIPTIVLFELQVGIAKSTSPAKRTQQLQQLLSRVNVIPFYRNAALTAATIRAELEQKGTPIGQIDVLIAGTAIALQATLVTHNVNEFSKVSGLAIVDWY
- a CDS encoding DEAD/DEAH box helicase is translated as MNYPVPSSEIDLGSIFPFELDQFQLDAIASLNAGRSVVVCAPTGSGKTLIGEYAIYRALARGKRVFYTTPLKALSNQKLRDFREKFGFEQVGLLTGDASINRDAPILVMTTEIFRNMLYGTPIGQIGISLVDVEAVVLDECHYMNDRQRGTVWEESIIYCPREVQLVALSATVANSDQLTDWLNRVHGPTDLIYSDFRPVPLEFHYCNPKGLFPLLNDSNTKINPRLIKRGKKGKPEKGRGGRPEAPSIIYTLSQLEQRDMLPAIYFIFSRRGCDKAVAEVGDLWLVNNDESQILRRQIDDFLNRNPDAGRSGQIAPLYRGVAAHHAGILPAWKGLVEELFQQGLIKVVFATETLAAGINMPARTTVISTLSKRTDNGHRLLKASEFLQMSGRAGRRGMDLQGYVVTVQTPFEGAKEAAYLATSPADPLVSQFTPSYGMVLNLLQTHTLERARELIERSFGQYMATLHLRPEYDEIGEIEAELAKLQAELADIDENELALYEKLRQRLKVERHIFKTLQEQAQADRQEQLSMMLDFAISGTMLSLNDKNMTATLPITAILVGKATSPGQTSYFVCLGKDNRWYVATTADVVDLYAELPKVEVSPDILPPSELAIKRGQCVSGSEETLAIAQSIPDPGEFMYMPPEVAEQLSRVNAVQAQLENHPLHQSGNVATIFKRRARCVELEAELEEVQGQVEQQSQRHWEEFLNLIHILQQFGGLENLIPTQLGQMAAAIRGENELWLGLVIASGELDNLDPHHLAAAAAALVTETPRPDSKVRFDLSNEVADALAKLRGIRRQLFQIQRRYNVALPIWLEFELIAIVEQWALGKEWVELCANTTLDEGDVVRLLRRTLDLLSQIPHVPYVQDSLRRNAQRAMQLIDRFPVNEGTE
- a CDS encoding aromatic ring-hydroxylating oxygenase subunit alpha gives rise to the protein MNVNTENVSYPRKFKTFNNPERFIEGWYWVIPSRKLRVGEVKPVTILGRELVIYRGQDRRAVIFDAYCPHMGAHLAEGKVEGNELRCFFHHWQYDSEGFCVHIPCLDEPLPVKAKAWPTAEKYGMIWVWTGETPQQPLPFIPELEIDDCESTFGARFITKCHPNVVMINAIDAQHFNTVHKMLSEFNFEKQELNENAITFSNTTQDSPDSFLIKLIRPFYKNPVTYSLCYWYGSTGMVTVGPEFLHFYIMFTLRLIEGGKAEGQAIFITKKRPSIFGRIYNRFLLWLTKILAQYFIKNDSKIFDTIQFNLKTPIQADQSITQFINHLERQKPLKWGTWNLERYPRSDELSRDGETRDIDKRETRDKWHDELVND